A stretch of Camelina sativa cultivar DH55 chromosome 18, Cs, whole genome shotgun sequence DNA encodes these proteins:
- the LOC104763096 gene encoding F-box/kelch-repeat protein At2g43445-like produces MREEEVNPNSSYVPSHLLKEIFLRLPLKSLVKFKTVSKEWRSILESNRFVEMHLSFQKSDKSCQKILAAHHCYCGAPLPSVLSGVRFKGDDEEVVYLHCESTRPSMSCDGLVCIPVPGWVTVLNPSTGQLRRFLSGPDPVPSGNWAMGFGRVKGTGSYKVVRMFFNPNHYEILDVNIGEWRKLSPPPYEVDAGRRSACVNGSIYWLKIWRGCKLLALDLQTLEYHDVPLPSGMRFKMETQIVNLDDHLAIATTRLNSDPEWQLDIWTMDAGERWSKTYSISLASLGTNPLEPRWFRPVIVSKDGNVVIYDDKKKALFRCYQRTDTIRQIFSYNCVISPYLENIVRLQNEQVKLRFACIFEDGMPFIAHVVSSFQPRVYKLFCKGKGYTNSQIFNLMALEIWNVYD; encoded by the exons ATgagggaagaagaagtaaaCCCTAATTCGAGCTATGTCCCTTCTCATCTCCTGAAAGAGATATTTTTGAGACTTCCCTTAAAATCTCTTGTAAAATTCAAAACTGTGTCAAAAGAATGGAGATCGATACTGGAATCAAATAGGTTCGTGGAGATGCACCTAAGTTTTCAAAAATCTGACAAGAGCTGCCAGAAAATCCTGGCCGCTCACCACTGCTACTGCGGCGCGCCCCTTCCAAGTGTCCTCTCCGGGGTACGTTTCAAAGGGGACGACGAAGAGGTTGTCTATTTGCACTGCGAGTCGACAAGACCGTCGATGAGTTGCGACGGTTTGGTCTGCATCCCTGTACCAGGTTGGGTCACTGTTTTGAATCCCTCGACTGGACAACTCCGGCGATTTCTTTCCGGACCAGATCCCGTACCCT CGGGTAATTGGGCGATGGGGTTCGGTAGAGTCAAAGGTACGGGGAGTTATAAAGTAGTGAGGATGTTCTTTAATCCTAACCATTACGAGATTCTTGATGTCAACATTGGTGAATGGCGGAAACTGAGTCCACCCCCTTACGAGGTGGACGCGGGACGAAGATCCGCTTGTGTGAATGGGTCAATCTACTGGTTAAAAATTTGGCGGGGTTGTAAGTTACTTGCCTTGGATCTTCAGACGTTAGAGTACCATGATGTGCCACTTCCATCGGGTATGAGATTCAAGATGGAAACTCAGATAGTGAACCTTGATGACCATCTAGCCATAGCCACAACAAGATTGAATAGTGATCCTGAATGGCAACTAGATATATGGACCATGGATGCAGGAGAAAGATGGAGCAAGACTTACTCCATTAGTTTAGCTTCTCTAGGTACTAACCCACTGGAGCCAAGGTGGTTCAGGCCGGTGATAGTTTCTAAAGATGGTAACGTTGTGATCTATGACGATAAGAAAAAGGCCTTGTTCAGATGTTATCAACGTACAGATACAATCCGTCAGATATTCTCATATAATTGTGTTATATCACCTTATCTCGAAAATATTGTCCGACTTCAGAATGAACAAGTCAAACTAAGGTTTGCATGCATCTTCGAG GATGGGATGCCTTTTATTGCTCATGTTGTATCATCATTCCAACCAAGAGTTTACAAGCTTTTTTGCAAAGGAAAAGGTTATACAAACtctcaaatatttaatttaatggcCTTAGAGATTTGGAACGTTTACGACTGA
- the LOC104760405 gene encoding probable WRKY transcription factor 16: MAGQTMVRISFDRSEETLRWSFVPHLSAALGRKGIFVSTNMHDESVASVLVFSKNYLSSKELLDEVFKTNQRRHDKGHVVTTVFYGVSRSNVQELKGFGKTLFEHGASDQVTQWRNALTEISNLLGYEASNCQSEYEVVEKIARDVYEKIFPKQRIGIYSRMLAEVENFLCKQPWGVKRIGICGMPGVGKTVLAEAIFDQMSGDYEVTCFVHNFHVAYHERGLYGLLQEQIKNLSNKTLQQRVLVVLDDVRNHLDAESFLAELVLFSRGSLIIVTTRDEQVLSQCRVNQTYKVEGLNMEEALRLFSWCASGRVVTEINLLPEHSKKVIEHENGNPLALRLYAEEMSSHKELNQKEILFLMQTPAHQIMEVVKSSYYALNDNEKNILVYIAYFFIGANVEYVSKLLQDLGFFPEIGIDRLVENSLVNISENILEMHSMIEAVVREIGRCHKLKTSEDHKISFKCVLGTEDIEAISLDASNLNSDVKLSSLAYMYNLRFLKIYYSDPENNRKALESLPDGLRLLHWEYYPLQTLPQDFNTSNLVELNMPYSQLQRLWGGTKNLKMLKRINLRHSEKLYEAEELSGALNLEQIDLSGCKNLQSFPAIHQLQKLQVVDLSGCTQIKRYPEFPSNVTLKFQGITIKNFLSPVTFTIKSLLELFDNTSEPHIFDVWRLRSFWCSQERITNPGMVEPPPTLAMILQKALKTTPSFQFKYPNLRID; this comes from the exons ATGGCGGGTCAAACCATGGTCAGAATCAGCTTTGATAGGTCAGAAGAGACACTACGGTGGTCCTTTGTCCCCCATCTCTCTGCCGCACTTGGCCGTAAAGGCATCTTTGTGTCTACGAATATGCATGATGAGTCTGTTGCTTCTGTCTTGGTTTTTTCTAAAAACTACTTATCCTCCAAGGAATTGTTGGATGAAGTTTTTAAGACTAACCAACGGAGACATGACAAAGGCCATGTGGTGACCACTGTCTTTTATGGAGTTAGCAGATCAAATGTGCAAGAGCTGAAAGGTTTCGGCAAGACGCTCTTTGAGCATGGGGCTTCAGATCAAGTAACTCAATGGCGCAACGCTCTTACAGAAATATCAAACTTACTTGGCTATGAAGCAAGCAATTGTCAAAG TGAGTACGAAGTTGTAGAAAAAATTGCCAGAGATGTTTATGAGAAGATATTTCCAAAACAAAGAATCGGGATCTACTCTAGGATGCTGGCAGAAGTAGAAAACTTCCTATGCAAGCAACCCTGGGGAGTTAAAAGAATAGGGATTTGTGGTATGCCAGGCGTAGGCAAGACAGTGCTTGCTGAAGCAATCTTTGACCAAATGTCTGGTGACTATGAAGTCACTTGCTTCGTCCACAACTTTCATGTAGCTTATCATGAAAGGGGACTTTACGGGTTGCTTCAGGAACAAATCAAGAACCTTTCAAACAAAACACTTCAACAAAGagttcttgttgttcttgatgatgtgaGAAATCATCTAGATGCAGAGTCTTTTCTCGCTGAGCTTGTCTTATTTAGCCGTGGAAGCCTGATCATAGTTACCACCAGAGACGAGCAAGTGCTTTCTCAGTGTCGAGTCAATCAGACATACAAAGTTGAAGGGTTAAACATGGAAGAGGCTCTGCGACTCTTCTCTTGGTGTGCATCCGGAAGAGTTGTGACAGAGATTAATCTTCTTCCAGAGCATTCTAAGAAGGTGATTGAACATGAAAATGGAAACCCTTTAGCTCTACGGTTATACGCGGAAGAGATGTCATCACACAAGGAGCTGAATCAAAAGGAGATTTTGTTCCTCATGCAAACTCCTGCACATCAGATTATGGAAGTAGTCAAGAGTAGCTACTATGCACTTAATGACAACGAAAAGAACATACTTGTGTATATTGCATATTTCTTCATAGGCGCAAATGTTGAGTATGTGTCGAAACTACTTCAAGATCTTGGTTTCTTCCCAGAGATTGGAATCGACCGGCTGGTGGAGAACTCCCTGGTGAATATTTCAGAAAACATACTAGAAATGCATAGCATGATCGAGGCAGTAGTCCGGGAAATAGGGAGGTGTCATAAACTCAAAACCAGCGAAGACCACAAAATAAGTTTCAAATGTGTACTG GGCACTGAAGATATCGAAGCGATATCTCTTGACGCGTCTAACTTAAACTCAGATGTCAAACTTTCTTCACTTGCATATATGTACAACCTTAGATTCCTGAAGATTTACTATTCGGATCCTGAAAACAATCGCAAGGCTCTTGAGTCTTTGCCTGATGGGCTTAGACTTCTCCATTGGGAGTATTACCCTTTGCAAACCTTACCACAAGATTTTAATACAAGTAATCTGGTTGAGCTCAATATGCCTTACAGTCAACTCCAAAGACTTTGGGGAGGAACCAAA aaCCTCAAGATGCTGAAGAGGATCAACCTTCGTCATTCAGAGAAGTTGTATGAAGCTGAGGAACTTTCCGGAGCTCTAAACCTTGAGCAAATTGATCTCAGCGGCTGTAAGAACTTGCAAAGTTTTCCAGCCATTCATCAATTGCAAAAACTCCAAGTTGTTGATCTCTCTGGTTGCACACAAATCAAACGTTATCCAGAGTTTCCATCTAATGTCACATTAAAATTCCAGGGAATTACCATTAAGAACTTCCTCTCTCCAGTTACATTCACCATCAAGAGCTTATTGGAGCTCTTTGACAACACTTCTGAACCCCATATCTTTGACGTTTGGAGACTCAGAAGCTTCTGGTGTAGCCAAGAAAGGATAACAAATCCGGGAATGGTGGAACCACCACCCACATTAGCTATGATACTGCAGAAAGCACTAAAAACAACCCCAAGTTTTCAGTTTAAGTACCCAAATTTAAGAATAGATTGA